The DNA region CCGCCGCGACGGCACCGTGCTCGACAGCAGCCTGTCGCTGGCCGCCCAGCAGGTCCGCGACGGCGACCTGCTGGCGCTGCGCCCCTTCGCCGAGTCCCTGCCGCCGGCCGTCTACGACGACGTCGCCGACGCCATCGCCAGCGCCGTCGAGGCCGACCGCCGGTTCTGGACCGTCGAGCTGATGCGCGGCTTCGGCCTGATCGGCACCGGGGTGCTGCTCACCCTGCTCGGCTTCGCGCTCTGGTTCTCCGACCTGCGCCACGACATGCACAGCCTGCCCGGCGTGCTGGCCGGCGTCACCGCCGTCGTGCTCACCGCCCTCGCCGGAGTGCGCGCCCGGGTCTACCAGGACGCCCCCGCCGCGGTCGCGCTCGGCCTCGGCGCCCTGCCGCACGCCCTGATCGCCGGCAGCGGCGTCATCGCCGTCGCCCACAAGTGGGACGGCCCCGGCCGGCTGCAGTTCCTGACCGGCTGCGTCACCGCCCTGGTGATCGCCGTGCTGCTCGCCGGACTGCTGCCCACGATGGACGCGGTGTTCGTCGCCGCCGCCTTCGTCGCCACCGCCGGCGCGCTCGCCACCTTCGCCGCGGTGCTGATGCCGGACACCCCGGCCGGGAACATCGCCGCCGTCACCGGTGTCGCCGCCGTCGCCGCCGTCGGCTTCCTGCCCAGCCTCTCCGCCCGCTTCGCCCGGCTGCCGGTCGGCTTCAGCGCCCCCGGCCAGACCCGCACCCGCAGCCGCGACTACGACGAGGAGGCCGAGCGCGCCGAGGTCGTCCAGTACGAGCGGATCGCCCACCAGGCCCGCCGCGGCCACGAGGTGCTGGTCGGCCTGGTCGGCGGCTGCGCCGCGGTCGTGGTCGGCGCCTGCGCCGTCCTCTCCTTCACCGACCGGACCTTCCCCGAGCTGCTCGCGCTCGCCCTGGGCATCGCCACCATGCTGCGCGCCCGGCTGTTCCGCTACACCGCGCAGGTCCTCAGCCTCACCGCGGCCGGCCTGCTCGGCCTGTGCCTGCTGATCGTCGGCCTGTCGCTGCACACCCCGCAGTTCATCCTGCGCGCGGCCGGCTCCAGCACCGAGCTCGACCTGCGCACCATCTGGCTGGCCGCCTCCATCGCCTTCGGCGCCGCGCTGCTCACCGCGATCGCCCTGGTGGTGCCCCGGCTCGGCGTCTCCCCGTTCTGGGGGCGCATCCTGGACCTGTTCGACAGCCTCACCCTGATCTCGCTGGTCCCGCTGGCGCTCGCCGTCCTGAACATCTACCGGCTGGTCCGCGGCGCCACCGGCTGACCCCGCGGACCGGTGCCGCCCACCCGGCCGTTCGGCAGGTGGGCGGCACTGGTACGCTTGGCCTCCGAGCGCAGCCGTGTGTCCGCCCCCAGGGGCAGCCGACCGCCGGTCGCACTCGCGACACCGAGTTCTCGCAGAGTCCTGTGCTGTCGACCAGGACCGCTCGGTAGACCTTGAAGGAGTTGCAGTGGCTCTCGCCTCTGACGTGAAGAAGCAGATCATCGCCGAGTTCGGCCAGAAGGAGGGCGACACCGGCTCCCCCGAGGTCCAGGTCGCCATGCTCTCCCGCCGCATCTCGGACCTGACCGAGCACCTCAAGTTCCACAAGCACGACCACCACTCGCGTCGTGGCCTGCTGATCCTGGTCGGCCAGCGCCGCCGCCTCCTGCAGTACCTGGCCAAGAAGGACATCGAGCGCTTCCGTACGCTCGTCGACCGCCTGGGCATCCGCCGCGGTGCCGCCGGCGGCGCCCGCTAAGACCGCCGCTCGGGGCGGCTCCCCACACCGGGGGGCCGCCCCTCGCGCGTATGCCGCGGCCGTTCGACCGCGGCACCCTGACACAAGAACTCGCGCGCACCTCCCCAGGTGGCCGAGGATTGCACCGTAGGGTTGTGGGCATGCCGGGTGATGGCGCAGCAGCGCGCCACCCGGGCAGCAAGCCCGAACCCCCCGCGGGACGAAGGCTTCAAACGGAAGCCGCCCGCATCCGAGAGAGCGTCCAGACGCGGACCGCCCGTCCCGGCCCGGCAGCCGTGAGGCGCCGGTCCTCGGTAGTGGCCCCCGGAACCCCCGCAGCGAGCGGGGCCCCCGGAGGCTTCGATCGAAGACCGGCCCGACTGCCGCCCTCCCTGGCGGGAGGGCCCCGGGGCCCCCAGGCAGCGCGCGGGGACGCTCTCCCGGAGACGTACGAAAGAGGAGATCTTCCAGGTGGAAGAGAACGTGTTCTACGCCGAGGCCGTGATCGACAACGGTTCCTTCGGCACCCGTACCATCCGCTTCGAGACCGGCCGTCTGGCCCGTCAGGCCGCCGGCTCCGCCGTGGCCTACCTGGACGACGACACCATGGTGCTGTCGGCCACCAGCGCGTCCAAGCAGCCGAAGGAGCACTTCGACTTCTTCCCGCTGACCGTGGACGTCGAGGAGCGGATGTACGCCGCCGGCCGCATCCCCGGCTCGTTCTTCCGTCGCGAGGGCCGGCCGTCCGAGGACGCGATCCTCACCTGCCGCCTGATCGACCGCCCGCTGCGCCCGTCCTTCGTCAAGGGCCTGCGCAACGAGGTCCAGGTCGTCTGCACCGTGATGGCGCTCAACCCCGACCACCTGTACGACGTGGTCGCCATCAACGCCGCCTCCGCCTCCACCCAGCTGGCGGGCCTGCCGTTCTCCGGCCCGATCGGCGGCGTGCGCGTCGCGCTGATCAAGGGCCAGTGGGTCGCCTTCCCGACCCACAGCGAGCTGGAGTCGGCCGTCTTCGACATGGTCGTCGCCGGTCGCGTCCTGCCGGACGGCGACGTCGCGATCATGATGGTCGAGGCCGAGGCCACCGACAAGACCATCAAGCTGGTCGAGGGCGGCGCCGAGGCGCCGACCGAGGAGGTCGTGGCCGCCGGCCTCGAGGCCGCCAAGCCGTTCATCAAGGTGCTGTGCGCCGCGCAGTCGCAGCTGGCCGCCCAGGCCGCCAAGCCGACCGCCGAGTTCCCGGTCTTCCTGGACTACCAGGACGACGTCCTCGCCGCGCTGACCGCCGCCGTCAAGGACGAGCTGGCCCAGGCCCTGACCATCCCGGGCAAGCAGGAGCGCAACAACGAGCTGGACCGCGTCAAGGCCGTCGCGGCCGAGAAGCTGCTCCCCGAGTTCGAGGGCCGCGAGAAGGAGATCAGCGCCGCTTACAACGCGCTGACCAAGAAGATCGTCCGCGAGCGCGTCATCAAGGACAAGGTCCGCATCGACGGCCGCGGCGTCACCGACATCCGCACCCTGGCCGCCGAGGTCGAGGCCATCCCGCGCGTCCACGGCTCGGCGCTGTTCGAGCGCGGCGAGACCCAGATCCTGGGTGTCACCACGCTGAACATGCTCCGCATGGAGCAGCAGCTCGACACGCTCTCGCCGGAGACGCGTCGCCGTTACATGCACAACTACAACTTCCCGCCGTACTCGGTCGGCGAGACCGGCCGCGTGGGCTCGCCCAAGCGCCGCGAGATCGGCCACGGCGCCCTGGCCGAGCGCGCCATCCTGCCGGTCCTGCCGACCCGCGAGGAGTTCCCGTACGCCATCCGCCAGGTCTCCGAGGCGCTCGGCTCCAACGGCTCCACCTCGATGGGCTCGGTCTGCGCCTCGACCATGTCGCTGCTGAACGCCGGTGTGCCGCTGAAGGCCGCCGTCGCCGGCATCGCCATGGGCCTGATCTCCCAGGAGATCGACGGTGAGACCCACTACGTCGCGCTGACCGACATCCTGGGTGCCGAGGACGCGTACGGCGACATGGACTTCAAGGTCGCCGGTACCCGCAACTTCATCACCGCGCTGCAGCTGGACACCAAGCTCAACGGCATCCCGGCCTCCGTGCTGGCCGCCGCGCTGAAGCAGGCCCGCGACGCCCGCCTGCACATCCTCGACGTGATGAACGAGGCCATCGACTCGCCCGACGAGATGTCCCCGAACGCGCCGCGCATCATCACCATCAAGATCCCGGTGGACAAGATCGGCGAGGTCATCGGCCCCAAGGGCAAGATGATCAACCAGATCCAGGAGGACACCGGCGCCGAGATCACGATCGAGGACGACGGCACCATCTACATCGGTGCCGCCGACGGCCCGGCCGCCGAGGCCGCCCGCACCACGATCAACCAGATCGCCAACCCGACCATGCCGGAGGTCGGCGAGCGCTACCTGGGCACCGTGGTCAAGACCACGACGTTCGGCGCGTTCGTCTCGCTCATGCCGGGCAAGGACGGCCTGCTGCACATCTCGCAGATCCGCAAGCTGGCCGGCGGCAAGCGCGTGGAGAACGTCGAGGACGTCCTCGGCGTCGGCGCCAAGGTGCAGGTCGAGATCGCCGAGATCGACCCGCGCGGCAAGCTCTCCCTGATCCCGGTCATCGAGGGCGAGGAAGCCGGCGAGGCCGCTTCCGAGTGAAGCGCCGCTAGCTGACCCGTGCGGCCCGTACGCCTCCCGGCGTGCGGGCCGCACCCCGTTGTCCACGCGTTCGTCCGTACGTGCCATTCCCACGTGCGTTTCCTCTGGAGGTACCCACCGTGGCCCAGGCCCCGGCGGTAAAGCAGCGTCCCGGCAGCACCCGGACCCTGCTCAAGGGCGTCGACGGCGCCGGCACGGTGCGCCGCACCGTGCTGCCCGGCGGCCTGCGGGTCGTCACCGAGACCCTGCCGACGGTGCGCTCCGCGACCTTCGGCATCTGGGTCGGCGTCGGCTCGCGGGACGAGACCCCGCAGCTCAACGGCGCGACCCACTACCTGGAGCACCTGCTCTTCAAGGGCACCGAGCGGCGCAGCGCGCTGGACATCTCGGCGGCCCTGGACGCGGTCGGCGGCGAGATGAACGCCTTCACCGCGAAGGAGAACACCTGCTACTACGCCCGGGTCCTGGACACCGACCTGCCGCTGGCCATCGACGTGGTCTGCGACATGCTCACCGGCTCGCTGATCCGCCCCGAGGACGTCGACGCCGAGCGCGGCGTCATCCTCGAGGAGATGGCGATGGCCGAGGACGACCCGGGCGACGTGGTCCACGACCTGTTCGCCAAGGTGATCTACGGCAGCGGCCCGCTCGGCCGCCCGATCCTCGGCACCCAGGAGACCATCAAGGCGCTCACCCGGGACCAGATCGCCGGCTTCTACCACCGCCGCTACCGCCCGGAGCACCTGGTCGTCGCCGCGGCCGGCAACCTCGACCACCGCAAGGTGGTCAAGCAGGTCGAACAGGCCTTCGCCCCGGTGCTGGCCCGCTCCACCGCGGCACCCGCGGAGGCCCGCCGCGGCGTCAAGGCGCTGCGCACGGCTGGCAGGATCGAGGTGCTCAACCGCTCCACCGAGCAGGCCCACCTGGTGCTGGGCGTGCCCGGGGTGCCCCGGCACGACGAGCGCCGCTGGGCGATGGGCGTGCTCAACGCGGCCCTGGGCGGCGGGATGAGCTCCCGGCTGTTCCAGGAGGTCCGGGAGAAGCGCGGCCTGGCGTACTCGGTCTACTCGTACTCCTCCTCGTACGCGGACAGCGGCCTGTTCGGCATCTACGCCGGCTGCCAGCCCAAGCGGGTCGAGGAGGTGCTGCGGATCTGCCGCCAGGAGCTGGCCAAGGTGGTCGCCGAGGGCATCACCGAGGAGGAGCTGCACCGCGCGATCGGGCAGATCTCCGGCTCCACCGTGCTCGGCATGGAGGACACCGGCTCGCTGATGAACCGGATCGGCAAGGCCGAGCTCAGCTACGGGCACCACCTGTCGGTGGACGACATGCTGGAGCGGATCGCGGCCGTGACCCTGGAGGACGTCCACGCGGTGGCCCGTGATGTGCTGGGCGCGTACCGGCCGTCGCTGGCGCTGATCGGTCCGGTCAACGACAAGCGGGCCGCCAAGCTCGCCGATCTGCTGGTCTGAGACCGGCTGGTGTGAGAGGAACTTCGCTATGACGCTGCGCGTCGCCGTGATCGGCGCCAAGGGACGGATCGGCTCCGAGGCCGTCAAGGCCGTCGAGGCCGCGCCGGACATGGAGCTGGTGGCCGCCCTCGGCCGCGGCTCCAGGCTGGAGGAGCTGACCGAGGCCGGGGCACAGGTCGCTGTCGAGCTGACCCACCCGGACTCGGTCATGGGCAACCTCGACTACTGCGTCCACAACGGCATCCACGTGGTCACCGGCACCACCGGCTGGGACGACCTGCGGCTGTCCGAGCTGGAGGGCTGGCTCGTCCCGGCCGAGGCCACCGGACTCCCGCCGCTGCCCGTCGGCGTCCTGATCGCGCCGAACTTCTCCATCGGCGCGATCCTCGGCATGAAGTTCTCCCAGATCGCGGCGAAGTACTTCGAGTCGGTCGAGGTGGTCGAACTGCACCACGACCGCAAGGCCGACGCCCCCAGCGGCACCGCCACCCGCACCGCCCAGCTGATCGCCGCGGCCCGCGCCGAGGCCGGCCGCCCGAAGCAGCAGGACCCGACCACCCACAGCCTGCCCGGCGCGCGCGGCGCCGACGTGGACGGGGTGCCGGTGCACGCCGTACG from Kitasatospora cathayae includes:
- a CDS encoding polyribonucleotide nucleotidyltransferase, giving the protein MEENVFYAEAVIDNGSFGTRTIRFETGRLARQAAGSAVAYLDDDTMVLSATSASKQPKEHFDFFPLTVDVEERMYAAGRIPGSFFRREGRPSEDAILTCRLIDRPLRPSFVKGLRNEVQVVCTVMALNPDHLYDVVAINAASASTQLAGLPFSGPIGGVRVALIKGQWVAFPTHSELESAVFDMVVAGRVLPDGDVAIMMVEAEATDKTIKLVEGGAEAPTEEVVAAGLEAAKPFIKVLCAAQSQLAAQAAKPTAEFPVFLDYQDDVLAALTAAVKDELAQALTIPGKQERNNELDRVKAVAAEKLLPEFEGREKEISAAYNALTKKIVRERVIKDKVRIDGRGVTDIRTLAAEVEAIPRVHGSALFERGETQILGVTTLNMLRMEQQLDTLSPETRRRYMHNYNFPPYSVGETGRVGSPKRREIGHGALAERAILPVLPTREEFPYAIRQVSEALGSNGSTSMGSVCASTMSLLNAGVPLKAAVAGIAMGLISQEIDGETHYVALTDILGAEDAYGDMDFKVAGTRNFITALQLDTKLNGIPASVLAAALKQARDARLHILDVMNEAIDSPDEMSPNAPRIITIKIPVDKIGEVIGPKGKMINQIQEDTGAEITIEDDGTIYIGAADGPAAEAARTTINQIANPTMPEVGERYLGTVVKTTTFGAFVSLMPGKDGLLHISQIRKLAGGKRVENVEDVLGVGAKVQVEIAEIDPRGKLSLIPVIEGEEAGEAASE
- the rpsO gene encoding 30S ribosomal protein S15; this translates as MALASDVKKQIIAEFGQKEGDTGSPEVQVAMLSRRISDLTEHLKFHKHDHHSRRGLLILVGQRRRLLQYLAKKDIERFRTLVDRLGIRRGAAGGAR
- the dapB gene encoding 4-hydroxy-tetrahydrodipicolinate reductase, whose translation is MTLRVAVIGAKGRIGSEAVKAVEAAPDMELVAALGRGSRLEELTEAGAQVAVELTHPDSVMGNLDYCVHNGIHVVTGTTGWDDLRLSELEGWLVPAEATGLPPLPVGVLIAPNFSIGAILGMKFSQIAAKYFESVEVVELHHDRKADAPSGTATRTAQLIAAARAEAGRPKQQDPTTHSLPGARGADVDGVPVHAVRLRGLLAHQQVMFGDTGETLTIRHDSLHHSSFMPGILLGVRKVVETPGLTFGLEHFLDL
- a CDS encoding M16 family metallopeptidase codes for the protein MAQAPAVKQRPGSTRTLLKGVDGAGTVRRTVLPGGLRVVTETLPTVRSATFGIWVGVGSRDETPQLNGATHYLEHLLFKGTERRSALDISAALDAVGGEMNAFTAKENTCYYARVLDTDLPLAIDVVCDMLTGSLIRPEDVDAERGVILEEMAMAEDDPGDVVHDLFAKVIYGSGPLGRPILGTQETIKALTRDQIAGFYHRRYRPEHLVVAAAGNLDHRKVVKQVEQAFAPVLARSTAAPAEARRGVKALRTAGRIEVLNRSTEQAHLVLGVPGVPRHDERRWAMGVLNAALGGGMSSRLFQEVREKRGLAYSVYSYSSSYADSGLFGIYAGCQPKRVEEVLRICRQELAKVVAEGITEEELHRAIGQISGSTVLGMEDTGSLMNRIGKAELSYGHHLSVDDMLERIAAVTLEDVHAVARDVLGAYRPSLALIGPVNDKRAAKLADLLV
- the eccD gene encoding type VII secretion integral membrane protein EccD, with protein sequence MTSNAATGYCRVTVVAPDRRIDVALPEDVALADVYPEVLRLANQSQPDGTPTGFHLVRRDGTVLDSSLSLAAQQVRDGDLLALRPFAESLPPAVYDDVADAIASAVEADRRFWTVELMRGFGLIGTGVLLTLLGFALWFSDLRHDMHSLPGVLAGVTAVVLTALAGVRARVYQDAPAAVALGLGALPHALIAGSGVIAVAHKWDGPGRLQFLTGCVTALVIAVLLAGLLPTMDAVFVAAAFVATAGALATFAAVLMPDTPAGNIAAVTGVAAVAAVGFLPSLSARFARLPVGFSAPGQTRTRSRDYDEEAERAEVVQYERIAHQARRGHEVLVGLVGGCAAVVVGACAVLSFTDRTFPELLALALGIATMLRARLFRYTAQVLSLTAAGLLGLCLLIVGLSLHTPQFILRAAGSSTELDLRTIWLAASIAFGAALLTAIALVVPRLGVSPFWGRILDLFDSLTLISLVPLALAVLNIYRLVRGATG